A stretch of DNA from Noviherbaspirillum sedimenti:
CACCAGGTAAGTCTCGGCGGTCTGGGTTGGCACCGGCCATGAGCCGACCTGCGGATACAGGGCCTGATCGGCCCGCCAGGTCAGGTAGGCCACGCCCAGCGCCCCGGTTTGCGATACGCCGATCGGCGCCAGGATGCCGAAGTAGACCTCCCCCAGGGCGTTACGGTGCAGATCGACGAGTTCGATACGCGGACGCCGCAAGACATCCTGAATCAAGGCGTCATGCGCGCGGATGTCCGCTTCGCCGATGACGACCGCCGGCCGCCCGACGGTGTCGAGCATCGCCAGCCCGCCCCAGCCGCGCGCCCGCGCTACCCCCTCCATGCGCGCGCGCATCTGCTCATAAATCGCGGCATCCTGCCGTCCGCCCGCCAGCCATTTCCCGAACAGCATCTCCAGTTCCGACTGGCCGGTAAAGTACAACTCGGCATCGATGCGTATCTCGGCGAACCAGCCTTCGATTTGTTGCCGTTTCTGTTCGGCGATCACCGCCAGCGTACGGTGGGTTTCGCGACGCACTTCCTCGCTCAGATACCGATAGCCGATGGCGCCGACCGCGCCGATCAGCAGGGAGATGGCGAGCAGCGGCAGCGCAAAGCGCAGCCATGGACGCATGGGGCCGCCTGCGGGCTTCACTGTGGCAGGGGAGGAAATAGCGGTTGTCATGGTGGTATTGCTGTCTGGTGCCTGGGCTGGAAGTGGATTGCACTTCGGTCCGGTCTGGGAATCTGGATGTGGCTGGTTTGCAGCGCCGCTCAGACGGGCTGGGCGGAAATTGTCCGTGCCGCTACTGGGCCATGCCCCAGTATAGTGCGATTTCCGTCAAGAAATCCAACTGTGAGCCAATATTACTTCACCGAAACGGTGCGCTGCATTTGGCAATTTTGCAGCTGCGCGCGGCCACCGGAGGGCACGCGCAGCTAGCGATAACGACAAAAAATTAATTTGTTTTGAGTTCGTAAGCGACTTCTTCGCTTTCGACCAGATCCAGCACGTCATTCAGGAAGACTTCGTCGTCCGTGCTGGTCCAGGTGTCTTCGGGATCGGTGGCGAACAGCGGTTCAAACGTCAGGTCCAGGAATTGATTGTTCGGCAGCTTCAGGACATCCACGCCGGTGGATGTCTTGACGAGTTCCCAATCATCCGGGATCGACATTTCCAGCTTCATGGTGACGGAGAGTTTTTTCATTGGGTGGCTTTCTGTTGCGGGTTTGGTGGCGGGGGGCGACAGCTTACTACAGCTTAGGATTTTCCTGGCATGCCAGCCTGAGATTGGAACTGCTTTGCCTCGCTTCTCATGCCAGCCGAGATCGATTCCCATGTCCGTGCCGGGATTCATGTGGCAATTCACGCTCGACCATCGCCTCCCATACCGCACGCCACCATTTTTGTTGTCGGAAAGGAACGCGACAGTGAACGCCGATGCGTGGATTTCAGCCAGGATTTTTTATAGCGGAAGGCGTGAGAGTTGCGGTCGACGGTCCAGGTTCAGATGAGCTCCTTGTTCATCCATGCGTTGAGTGCCTGGGTCACCACGTCCCCTTTTTCTGACGAATAGAGAAGTTCCGCCGCGAGGCTGACTGCACATCCTTGGACGTTTTGAAGGAATCGGCTTCGTCATCGGACGCAGGAGCCCGGTTTTCCTTTGCTTGCTTGACACTGTGGTCGGTGGCGAAATCAAAAGCTCTTGAGGCGGAAGCGTTCTCTTGCAAGGATACGGTGACGCCAAGGGTTGAAAACAGTTGCAGCATTTGCTCGAAGTTCACTACGCCGGGATTCGCTTCAATTTCCGCAATACGTGCCTGGCTGACACCTACCTGTTCGCCCAATTGAGTTTGTGTGAGGCCGCGCATCTTTCTGAGCGCCCGAAGATGCGGGCGCAACTGAGCCGGAAAGCGGATAGGATAGGCATGGAGCATAGTAAATTCATAATATAAGCCAAAGCCGATATATTCAATTTATAGCCAGAAGCCAATTTTTCGTATACAGGCTATGGCCTATAATTATCTTTCGCTGAGTCATGCAGGTGGCGTCAAAAAATAAATTGGCGATAAAGGCAAACGACGCCGGGCGCTATCTTCCAGTTTGCCGTAAAACTCGATCCACAACTCGACCAGCTTATCCAGATCAATCAAGGTCACTTTACGTGACTCCTGGGCACGAGCGAATTCTTCAGCATCCTTGGTAAATCCCCCGGTGGAAACAAAGAGACCGACATCGTTGTTGCCAATTAGCGAAGTAAACGCCCGCAAGGTATCAGTACTTATTCTTTGCGTCACGCGTTTTACCTGCACCTTGATGCGTGGCGGGACGGTGCCAAGCGGATCGTTATAGGCAAGAATGTCCACGCCGCCATCCTTGCCCGGCGGGGAAACCCAGGAAACATGGTAGCTCATGGCTTTTAACAAATCCGCTACCAGATCCTGAAATTCATAAGGATTCATCGCAAGCAAATACATCTCGATTTCGGTCCAGGCTTGTTCCTCGGCTTGTTCGAAAGTGATGCTTGTGGATTTTCCCCCGGAATCCTCCTCGCCGAATTCAGGCTGCGATGATGTCTGCAAGCTTAGTCCTTTTTGGCTGGCCTTCCAGGCGTCATAAAGTTTTACTGCAGATTTGTAAAATGACTCCGGGTCCGTAATGCTGTTGTATGCTTCCACACCATCGACAGTCACGGTCCAGGTGCCTTTATGCTTGAGAATCCAGCCGGCCTTTACGCAATCCACTGTGGCAAAGCGGACAATTTTTTCGAATCGGCGGTCGCCCGAAGATTCATAAATTCCTGCTTCATAGGGCGACAAGGTGACGGAGTCCGCCAGTTTTTTCAGTGCGACGCCCGCCTGCAATCCATCCTGCGATTGCAACAGAATTTCAAAGAGCTTGCGCAGCAGCTCACCTGTACGTTTCCGAGTTACTTCAGCCATAGATTCTCCTGTTTATATTTCAGCGAGGCCGTTGCAGACTGCTTCGATCAGCCTGCGAGCGTGTTCAAGGTCGAGGCCGGATTGCTGAGCAAGCAGCAACTGGCCATGGGGATCGGCTTGTGGCAACAATATGTCCAGCACATGCTGGATTGCTTGCCTGTCCAGCAAAAGTGCGATATCGCGCCCAAGTAAGCGCGCGCCGGCTGCCTCGTGGTCATAATCATCGGCGGCGAACAGGTCGCCATGATCGCGCGCGGCGCGGTCAAGATTGCCGCAATCCATATAGTGGCGCAGATACAGCAGCAAGTCGCCGGCATCACGGCCCGGGGTCGAGTGTTTGCGGTCTTGCCAGGCCGTTACTTTGAGCAAGGCCAGCGCAGGGATCGAGGCAACGCGCAAGCTCACCCCATCGGGCATTCGCACCGATTGGCTGGCTGCGAATGCCTCGCTGACGCCGAAACAATCGAACACCGTGCTTTGATCGGGCGGCCAGAGGATGGTGCGGTCGGCGCGCTCGATCCCGCCAAACGGCACGATGTCCAGCGGCAGCCCCGTCGCTTGATGGCGCAGCCGGTGCGTTGCCGCCCCAGGGCGCTCGGCAAAATCGCCACTCGCAAGCAAGGCTGCGCGTAACGCGGCAAAGGCTTCCCAATCGCGCACCATCACGGCAAAATCGACATCCTCGGTCTGGCGCCCGGGCGCGATGCCATGCGCGTGGCGCAGCATCAGGTCGCGCACCACCGCCGCCAGTGGCGCCAGCTCAGGCTTGCGTGAAAAGTCGAGTGACATGCGCGTCCTCAATCATCTTTGCGGTTTCGATGCAGCGCGCGTCACCCGTGGCCAGCAAGTCGGCATACGCCAGCAGGGGGGGCACCAGGTTGGGATGGGCCGGGTCGCCGGCGAAATGCCAGAAGCGCTTGCGCACTTCCACCACCGCCGTATGGCCAGGCGCCGGCTCCTTCATGAACTTCAAGCGTGCCGCCAAAAGGCCCGGCATCTTGTCTGCATAGAGGGTGAGCTCGCCGGGGCGCAGGTAATCGGTCAGCAGGGCGGCGGCGGGCTCGCCGCCCCACAATGCGCCATGTTCCGCAAGCGGCCAGTCTTTCCAGCCTTCCAGCGTAGGCACGTAGTAGCGGCCAAGCAGCGTGCGTGGCCGCAAAACGCGGGCATAGGCGTCGGTCCATTGATCGAGCAGGCGCGGCAGCTCGAACAGCCGGCGCGTGCCGCGCTTGCCGTTCAGGTCGCGCACATAGCCAAGCTGCTGCAGGTCCGGGATCACCCAACCGACGGTGCCATGGGCGACGCCAGCCATTTTGGCCAGTTCGCGATAAGGCAGGTTGATCGCCTGCGGGGCGCACAACAAGGCGAACAGCACTTGCAGGCCGGTCGGCTGGAACGCGCGGCCAAGAACTGGCGCGGTCGGTCTGGCGGGCGGTTTTTGTCCCTTTATCCAGATCAGCAGGCCAGGCTGTTCGATGTAGGCATTGCCGGCTGCATCCAGGAAGGCGATGCGGCGGTCCTTCAATTCATCGGCCAGCGCCGGCGTCACATAATCGGTTACCAGCAGTGCCTGTTGCCCCAGGCGCTCAAGCTGAAGGATTGTCACGCCCAGCGTCGCCGGGCGCAAGGCGCGTTTCACTTCGGCGGCGTACAGGCCTTGCCCGGCGCCGTGATGAATCCGCACCAAGGCATCGGCATGCACACCTCCAGGCTGGGTTTGCTGCTGCACGATTTGCGCGGCCACGCCCAAGCCGCGCACCGCATCCAAGGCGGCGTTCAGCAAGGTATCGTCAGCGGCAGGCAATTTGTCCATTTTTAATTGATGTCCAATATTATTGGACGCTTATTTATATTGGACAATCATAGTAAGCAAGTGTGTTGAATGTCAATCATTTGTCCAATAAATTAAGCTGTCCATTTTCATTGGACAAAAAGAAATATTGGACGTGTCAACGTATTTGCCATGCACACGCCTAAACGGATGCAGCCTGCAATGCAGGGTTTCACGATTTAATTTACCAAAAGTAATTGCTCAATAGTAATATGCCATGGATACCAAAAGGAATCCATGGCAACCCTCATCCCTGCAATTGGCGCGTGCAAGTCCCGCATGACTGGCGGGGAAAGGCGTTTGGCCGAACGTTTCGAAGAAAAATTCGAGGATGATTACCTGTGCTGGTACGACGTCTCGATCGGCGACAAGACCCGCCATCCCGATTTTGTCGTCTTCCACCCCAGTCGCGGCCTGCTGGTACTGGAAGTGAAGGACTGGAAGCTCACCACCATCCAGAGCATCGACAAGCAAAGCGTCGTGCTCAGCACCGACCATGGCCTCAAGCATGAATTGAATCCGCTGGAACAGGCGCGGCAATACATGTACGTCATCACCAGCAAGCTCGAACGCGATCCACAACTGGTCTGGCCCAGCGGTTCATTGAAAGGCAAGCCGGCTTTCCCCTACGGCCATGGCGTGGTGCTGGCCAACATCGACCGCAAGCAGTTCGACGAACACAACATGGAAAATGTGCTGCCGTCGCACCTCGTCATTTGCAAGGACGAGATGACACCCAGCGTGGATGCCGAAGCATTTCAGAAGCGCCTGTGGGACATGTTCCCGTACAAGTTCACGCGTAAGCTCTCGCTGCCGCAGATCGACCGCATCCGCTGGCACATGTTTCCGGAAATTCGCATTCCCGCGCAGGCCGACATGTTCGCCGACAGCGGCCAGAAGGAAATTGAAATCCCCGACGTGTTGCGCGTCATGGATATCCAGCAGGAGCAACTCGCGCGCAGCCTCGGTGAAGGGCACCGCGTCATCCATGGCGTGGCAGGATCGGGCAAGACGCTGATCCTCGGCTATCGCGCCGAGCATCTCGCCAAGATGTGCCAGCGCCCCATCCTGGTGCTTTGCTATAACAAGACGCTGGCGGCGAAACTGGCCAGCACGCTGGCAGCCAAGGGCTTGCAGGACAAGGTCAACGTGGTCAATTTCCACGCCTGGTGCGTGCGGCAATTGAAAGCCTATAACGTCGGCACGCCGCCGAACGATAGTGGCATCGATGCGTTTTTCGAGGCCTGTGTCGACAAGGTGATCCGCTCCGTCGATCAAAAGCTCATCCCGTCTGCGCAATATGATGCGGTGCTGATCGACGAGGGGCATGACTTCAAGGCGGAATGGTTCAAGCTGGTCGTGCAAATGATCCATCCGGACACCAATTCGCTGCTGGTGCTGTATGACGATGCGCAATCGATTTACAACGGCCCGGAGAAGCGGCGCTTCTCGTTTTCCAGCGTCGGCGTGCAGGCGCAGGGTCGCACCACCATCCTTAAACTGAATTACCGCAACACGGCGGAAATCCTGGCGGTGGCACGGGCCTTTGCCGACGATCTGCTGTCGGCGAAAGACACTGAAGAAGACCAGGCGCCGATCGTGCAGCCCATGAGCACGGGCCGGCATGGGCCCAAGCCCTTGCTGATCAAGTTTCCGAAACTGAGTAGCGAAATCGAGTATCTCGCCGACCGGCTGGCCAGCGCCAACAAGATGGGGATGCCGTGGAATCAGATGGCGGTGATCTATCGCCATTACGGCATCGGCAAGGAGGTGGCGCAACTCCTGAGCCGCAAAGGTGTGCCGTTCGAATGGCAGCAGGACAAGAAGAAGTCATTCGACCCCAATCATGACAGCGTCAAGATCGTGACGATGCATAGCAGTAAGGGGTTGGAATTCCCAGTGGTTTGTATTCCGGGTGTTGGTGCGACAGGTCCGAACGCAGAGTCAGCAGAAGAAGAGGCGCGGCTGCTCTATGTTGCGATGACGCGGGCGACGCATGAATTGGTCATGACGCATGGGGAGGAGTCGGTGATTGCGGAGAAGATGGGGAAGGCGATGGGGGCGTTGGACACAATTTGAGTTCATGAGGGTTTAAAGGAAGAAGAAAGTCATTTGAATTTAATGACCGGGATCTACATGTATGTTAAAGCGGGACTGCTTTATTCCATCCTCTATATCGTCCCTACGCTCCTGCTTATTGGCGAAGTAATCTTCATAACCGACATGCTTGGTGTTTTCATGGTCATCACGCACTACCTACTACCGTTGAAGATAGATACCTAACATTTTCTTATATGGACTCCTTCCACAAATTAATAAACTAAGATTTGGCCAATAAGCTGGTCAACATTCAGATCCTGACTCAAACCGACCAGCCTCCCGGGAAACTGAGGTTGGCGCACACAAAAACTTACTTAAAGGTCTAGCCGAGAATCATCCATGCATATCGCCCGTGTAGTAATCCAAAATTATCGTCGCCTTGAAGAATTTCAGGTGGAGCTCAACCCAAAACTTAATATCGTTGTAGGTGACAACGAGTCTGGTAAGTCCACATTCCTTGAGGCTGTCAACCTTGCATTGACATTCCAAGTAAACGG
This window harbors:
- a CDS encoding helix-turn-helix domain-containing protein; its protein translation is MLHAYPIRFPAQLRPHLRALRKMRGLTQTQLGEQVGVSQARIAEIEANPGVVNFEQMLQLFSTLGVTVSLQENASASRAFDFATDHSVKQAKENRAPASDDEADSFKTSKDVQSASRRNFSIRQKKGTW
- a CDS encoding restriction endonuclease, with the translated sequence MAEVTRKRTGELLRKLFEILLQSQDGLQAGVALKKLADSVTLSPYEAGIYESSGDRRFEKIVRFATVDCVKAGWILKHKGTWTVTVDGVEAYNSITDPESFYKSAVKLYDAWKASQKGLSLQTSSQPEFGEEDSGGKSTSITFEQAEEQAWTEIEMYLLAMNPYEFQDLVADLLKAMSYHVSWVSPPGKDGGVDILAYNDPLGTVPPRIKVQVKRVTQRISTDTLRAFTSLIGNNDVGLFVSTGGFTKDAEEFARAQESRKVTLIDLDKLVELWIEFYGKLEDSARRRLPLSPIYFLTPPA
- a CDS encoding nucleotidyl transferase AbiEii/AbiGii toxin family protein is translated as MSLDFSRKPELAPLAAVVRDLMLRHAHGIAPGRQTEDVDFAVMVRDWEAFAALRAALLASGDFAERPGAATHRLRHQATGLPLDIVPFGGIERADRTILWPPDQSTVFDCFGVSEAFAASQSVRMPDGVSLRVASIPALALLKVTAWQDRKHSTPGRDAGDLLLYLRHYMDCGNLDRAARDHGDLFAADDYDHEAAGARLLGRDIALLLDRQAIQHVLDILLPQADPHGQLLLAQQSGLDLEHARRLIEAVCNGLAEI
- a CDS encoding type IV toxin-antitoxin system AbiEi family antitoxin — protein: MDKLPAADDTLLNAALDAVRGLGVAAQIVQQQTQPGGVHADALVRIHHGAGQGLYAAEVKRALRPATLGVTILQLERLGQQALLVTDYVTPALADELKDRRIAFLDAAGNAYIEQPGLLIWIKGQKPPARPTAPVLGRAFQPTGLQVLFALLCAPQAINLPYRELAKMAGVAHGTVGWVIPDLQQLGYVRDLNGKRGTRRLFELPRLLDQWTDAYARVLRPRTLLGRYYVPTLEGWKDWPLAEHGALWGGEPAAALLTDYLRPGELTLYADKMPGLLAARLKFMKEPAPGHTAVVEVRKRFWHFAGDPAHPNLVPPLLAYADLLATGDARCIETAKMIEDAHVTRLFTQA
- a CDS encoding DEAD/DEAH box helicase, whose amino-acid sequence is MATLIPAIGACKSRMTGGERRLAERFEEKFEDDYLCWYDVSIGDKTRHPDFVVFHPSRGLLVLEVKDWKLTTIQSIDKQSVVLSTDHGLKHELNPLEQARQYMYVITSKLERDPQLVWPSGSLKGKPAFPYGHGVVLANIDRKQFDEHNMENVLPSHLVICKDEMTPSVDAEAFQKRLWDMFPYKFTRKLSLPQIDRIRWHMFPEIRIPAQADMFADSGQKEIEIPDVLRVMDIQQEQLARSLGEGHRVIHGVAGSGKTLILGYRAEHLAKMCQRPILVLCYNKTLAAKLASTLAAKGLQDKVNVVNFHAWCVRQLKAYNVGTPPNDSGIDAFFEACVDKVIRSVDQKLIPSAQYDAVLIDEGHDFKAEWFKLVVQMIHPDTNSLLVLYDDAQSIYNGPEKRRFSFSSVGVQAQGRTTILKLNYRNTAEILAVARAFADDLLSAKDTEEDQAPIVQPMSTGRHGPKPLLIKFPKLSSEIEYLADRLASANKMGMPWNQMAVIYRHYGIGKEVAQLLSRKGVPFEWQQDKKKSFDPNHDSVKIVTMHSSKGLEFPVVCIPGVGATGPNAESAEEEARLLYVAMTRATHELVMTHGEESVIAEKMGKAMGALDTI